A single Eulemur rufifrons isolate Redbay chromosome 9, OSU_ERuf_1, whole genome shotgun sequence DNA region contains:
- the TNFRSF13B gene encoding tumor necrosis factor receptor superfamily member 13B, which produces MAVVFHAGSSVTNSHSQQTEPRPPHLEDKVLPGHPGSRSCTRNSGSCPHCSLPGAQDLGMVANVTQKAEICPSQGLRTGVAMGHCPEEQYWDPLLRGCISCKSTCNHRNQRTCAAFCKSLSCRKEQGKYYDHLLRDCISCISTCGQHPKQCAYFCESKLRSRVNLPPELRRQQSEEAETRSDNSGRYRASEHRGLEAGPAAPGPKLSADQLALVYSTLGLCLCAILCCFLLAMACFLKRRDQCSCQPPAGPCGSPAKSSQDHATEAGSSLDAPPEPVETCSFCFPERRAPTQESAGAPGTAVLAGTAALQPCARASDGCLGVVRAPAQEGGPGA; this is translated from the exons ATGGCTGTTGTCTTCCACGCCGGCTCCTCAGTGACCAACAGCCACAGTCAGCAGACAGAACCACGGCCCCCACATTTGGAGGACAAAGTCCTTCCTGGCCACCCTGGCTCCAGAAGCTGCACCAGGAACTCGGGCAGCTGTCCCCACTGCAGCCTGCCTGGGGCTCAGGACCTGGGAATGGTAGCCAATGTCACGCAAAAGGCTGAAATTTGCC CTTCACAGGGCCTGCGGACGGGGGTGGCTATGGGACACTGCCCCGAAGAGCAGTACTGGGACCCCCTGCTGCGCGGCTGCATCTCCTGCAAATCTACCTGCAACCATCGGAACCAGCGCACCTGCGCAGCCTTCTGCA AGTCACTCAGCTGCCGCAAGGAGCAGGGCAAGTACTATGACCATCTCCTGAGGGACTGCATCAGCTGCATCTCCACCTGTGGACAGCACCCCAAGCAGTGTGCGTACTTCTGTGAGAGCAAGCTCAGGAGCAGAGTGAACCTCCCACCAGAGCTCAGGAGACAGCAGAGTGAGGAGGCTGAAACCAGGTCAGACAACTCGGGAAGGTACCGGGCATCAGAGCACAGAGGCTTGGAGGCAGGTCCAG CTGCCCCGGGGCCCAAGCTGAGTGCAGACCAGCTGGCGCTGGTGTACAGCACGCTGGGGCTCTGCCTGTGCGCCAtcctctgctgcttcctcctgGCCATGGCCTGCTTCCTCAAGAGGAGGGACCAGTGCTCCTGCCAGCCCCCCGCAGGGCCCTGTGGGTCCCCGGCCAAGTCTTCGCAGG ATCACGCGACGGAGGCCGGCAGCTCCTTGGACGCGCCGCCGGAGCCGGTGGAGACGTGCAGCTTCTGCTTCCCCGAGCGCAGGGCGCCCACCCAGGAGAGCGCGGGCGCGCCCGGGACCGCCGTCCTCGCCGGGACTGCGGCCCTGCAGCCCTGCGCGCGCGCCTCCGACGGCTGCCTCGGCGTCGTGCGCGCGCCCGCCCAGGAGGGGGGCCCGGGCGCGTGA